One region of Anser cygnoides isolate HZ-2024a breed goose chromosome 22, Taihu_goose_T2T_genome, whole genome shotgun sequence genomic DNA includes:
- the ETV4 gene encoding ETS translocation variant 4 isoform X8, translated as MKGYLDQQVPFTFPQQPPGHAGPGCGAPEGAGKSPVEPGLPPVQDSEDLFQDLSQFQETWLTEAQVPDSDEQFVPDFHSENLAFHSPPAKIKKEPQSPSSDPTLSCNHKQPFQYRNGEQCLYASAYDQPRQVGIKSPDPGTPIQSPLQQFPRQDRSFLTPAGPPHPTSSCGYLIENSSAYQPPVEMCRSFPSSQGMAREAPVGYQRQLSEPCLQYPPQGFKQEYHDPRYEQASQAGSSCQYPAAVVIKQEQVDYVYDSGCSYDKQMRSFSDDVCVVPEKFEGDIKQEVGGYREGPPYQRRGSLQLWQFLVALLDDPTNSHFIAWTGRGMEFKLIEPEEVARLWGIQKNRPAMNYDKLSRSLRYYYEKGIMQKVAGERYVYKFVCEPEALFSLAFPDNQRPTLKAEFDRQISEEDTVPLSHLDENAPYLPDLGSLPPQLYGKGYTY; from the exons ATGAAGGGGTACCTGGACCAGCAGGTGCCGTTCACCTTCCCGCAG CAGCCGCCCGGCCACGCGGGGCCCGGGTGCGGGGCTCCGGAGGGCGCTGGGAAGAGCCCCGTGGAGCCGGGCTTGCCGCCGGTGCAGGATTCGGAAG ACCTCTTCCAGGACTTGAGCCAGTTCCAGGAGACTTGGCTGACAGAAG CTCAGGTTCCAGACAGCGATGAGCAATTTGTGCCTGACTTCCATTCAGAGAACC TAGCTTTTCACAGTCCTCCTGCTAAGATTAAAAAGGAGCCGCAGAGTCCCTCCTCGGACCCCACGCTGTCCTGCAACCACAAGCAGCCATTCCAGTACCGCAATGGCGAGCAGTGCCTTTATGCCAG TGCCTATGATCAGCCCAGACAAGTCGGAATCAAGTCCCCCGACCCAGGAACCCCGATACAGTCACCGCTCCAGCAGTTCCCTAGACAGGACCGGAGCTTCCTGACCCCTGCGGGGCCACCCCACCCCACATCCAGCTGTGGATACCTCATCGAAAACAG CTCTGCCTACCAGCCGCCCGTGGAGATGTGccgctccttcccctcctcgcAGGGCATGGCCCGAGAAGCCCCCGTTGGCTACCAGCGCCAGCTGTCCGAGCCCTGCCTCCAGTACCCTCCGCAGGGCTTCAAGCAGGAGTACCACGACCCGCGGTACGAGCAGGCAAGCCAGgcgggcagcagctgccagtaCCCAGCGGCCGTGGTGATCAAGCAGGAGCAGGTGGACTACGTGTACGACTCAG gctGCAGCTATGACAAGCAGATGAGATCCTTCTCTGACGATGTCTGCGTGGTTCCAGAAAAATTTGAAG GAGACATTAAGCAGGAGGTCGGAGGGTACCGGGAAGGACCTCCCTACCAGCGACGGGGATCTCTCCAGCTCTGGCAATTTCTTGTGGCTTTGTTGGACGATCCGACCAATTCCCACTTCATCGCCTGGACTGGAAGAGGCATGGAGTTCAAGCTGATTGAGCCAGAGGAG GTAGCCAGGCTGTGGGGGATCCAAAAGAACCGGCCAGCCATGAACTACGACAAGCTGAGCCGCTCCCTTCGCTACTATTACGAGAAGGGCATCATGCAGAAG GTGGCTGGGGAGCGCTACGTGTACAAGTTCGTGTGTGAGCCCGAAGCCCTGTTCTCTCTGGCCTTCCCCGATAACCAGCGGCCGACTCTGAAGGCCGAGTTTGACCGGCAGATCAGCGAGGAGGACACGGTGCCTCTGTCCCACCTGGATGAGAACGCCCCTTACCTGCCGGACCTTGGGAGCCTCCCCCCGCAGCTTTATGGCAAAGGCTACACCTATTAG